A genomic segment from Polyangium mundeleinium encodes:
- a CDS encoding S1C family serine protease, with translation MPSPKPTPKPAPRPTSSEPSKGFRVALTLLKIVAIVWGFVATLISLMAVVGAMTENGYARLLIALAVTVIVPLGIADKLLPEGQTKGGASIVTDVLAIAWLGVALAFTGAAKFTGSLYVREGDRLAIAGYKQLAQVAYLLGGVRPTFWEPTPTPAPVADGAADAGADAEAAADAGAAADAAAAVPAVVDASAPVDAGTPVDAGATGKADKTPAELFRDLSPSVVTIFVKKGEAQGGGTGFLIDEAGVVVTNHHVIEGATSARIKFENGAAYHDIQVLVDNREVDLALLAIDLKQPLEGGAPPDAKPLDLGDSEKIVVGERAIAIGNPLGLEHTLTDGLVSARRLHEGRQWIQISVPISPGNSGGPLFNMRGEVIGINTAQFGGAFAGAQNLNLAVPVNELKRLVKSSYPGRRKLGDPSASSSQW, from the coding sequence ATGCCCAGCCCCAAACCCACGCCCAAGCCAGCACCCAGGCCCACGTCGAGCGAGCCGTCGAAAGGCTTCCGCGTCGCGCTGACCCTCCTCAAGATCGTCGCGATCGTCTGGGGGTTCGTCGCCACGCTGATCTCGCTGATGGCCGTGGTCGGCGCGATGACGGAGAACGGCTATGCCCGGCTGCTCATCGCGCTCGCCGTGACCGTGATCGTGCCGCTCGGGATCGCCGACAAGCTGCTTCCCGAGGGGCAAACCAAGGGGGGGGCGAGCATCGTCACCGACGTGCTCGCGATCGCTTGGCTCGGCGTGGCGCTCGCGTTCACGGGCGCCGCGAAGTTCACCGGGTCGCTCTACGTGAGGGAAGGCGATCGGCTCGCCATCGCGGGGTACAAGCAGCTCGCGCAGGTCGCGTACCTGCTCGGCGGCGTGCGGCCCACGTTTTGGGAGCCCACGCCCACGCCCGCGCCCGTCGCGGACGGGGCCGCGGACGCCGGCGCAGACGCCGAGGCCGCAGCGGATGCGGGCGCGGCGGCGGACGCAGCGGCGGCGGTGCCGGCGGTCGTGGATGCGAGCGCGCCCGTGGATGCGGGCACGCCCGTGGACGCCGGCGCGACGGGGAAGGCCGACAAGACGCCGGCCGAGCTGTTCCGTGACCTCTCGCCTTCAGTCGTGACGATCTTCGTGAAGAAGGGCGAGGCGCAGGGCGGCGGGACCGGGTTCTTGATCGACGAGGCGGGGGTCGTCGTGACGAACCACCACGTGATCGAGGGCGCGACGTCGGCGCGCATCAAGTTCGAGAACGGCGCGGCCTACCACGACATCCAGGTGCTCGTGGACAACCGCGAGGTGGACCTGGCCCTGCTCGCGATCGATCTGAAACAACCGCTCGAAGGCGGCGCGCCGCCGGACGCGAAGCCGCTCGATCTCGGCGACTCGGAGAAGATCGTGGTCGGCGAGAGGGCGATCGCGATCGGCAACCCGCTCGGGCTCGAGCACACGCTGACGGACGGGCTCGTCTCGGCGCGGCGGCTGCACGAGGGGCGGCAGTGGATCCAGATCTCGGTGCCGATTTCCCCGGGAAATTCGGGCGGGCCGCTGTTCAACATGCGCGGTGAGGTGATCGGGATCAACACGGCCCAGTTCGGCGGCGCCTTCGCAGGGGCGCAGAACCTGAACCTGGCCGTGCCGGTGAACGAGCTCAAGCGCCTCGTCAAATCGAGCTACCCCGGGCGGCGCAAGCTCGGCGATCCGAGCGCCTCCTCCAGCCAGTGGTGA
- a CDS encoding PaaI family thioesterase: MSDIHNRIAASFHAQGLMATLGAKLALVADGEVHITLPFSERLSQQNGYVHAGAITSIVDSACGYAALTKAPPECDVVTAEFKINFMRPALGDHFLAIGRVQNAGKLLTVCTGEVRAFSGTGSAHKVIAIMQATIANVRP; this comes from the coding sequence ATGAGCGACATCCACAATCGAATCGCGGCCAGCTTTCATGCGCAGGGCCTGATGGCAACCCTCGGTGCAAAGCTCGCCTTGGTGGCAGATGGCGAGGTGCATATCACACTGCCCTTCTCCGAGCGGCTTTCTCAGCAGAATGGCTATGTTCATGCGGGCGCAATCACGAGCATCGTCGACAGTGCTTGTGGGTATGCAGCGTTGACGAAGGCACCACCGGAATGCGATGTCGTCACGGCTGAGTTCAAGATCAATTTCATGCGGCCCGCGCTCGGGGACCATTTTTTGGCGATCGGAAGGGTGCAGAATGCGGGAAAGCTTCTCACGGTCTGCACGGGCGAAGTCCGAGCGTTCTCTGGAACGGGATCTGCCCACAAGGTGATCGCGATCATGCAGGCTACGATCGCCAATGTTCGTCCATGA
- a CDS encoding serine/threonine-protein kinase: MASESGRYDKLAEIASGGMATVYLARAHGLGGFERLVAVKEMHPHLAKEPEFVAMFLDEARLAARIRHPNVVATLDVTEAEEGALSLVMEYVEGPSLQQILRRAARQSDRVPVDVALRIFLDALAGLEAAHELADEQGVPLRIVHRDVSPQNILVSTDGITKLTDFGVARADSRLSSTRTGTVKGKVPYMAPEQIRSKPLDRRTDVYAAGAVLWEMLARRRLVKAESEVAMMYQITENAAVSPREVIPEVPEAIAQVCMKALEKNPDERHASAADFADALEAAARADGVVVANARVVAAYVRTINVHRPPSALAPEGRRSTVSGISSVTGTGGTGSQEAALPAPAATPARTALTSTRDAEVEPPKKRSFRGMFVLVAVAAAAVGVFVGVRYGQPSPEANGPSEGRVTQGAPIETQAPAVTTATEPPPVASTGASAAAAPIPTPTQAAPSAVAKPATPLSTASTLRTANPPSKGGYRPREL, encoded by the coding sequence ATGGCATCCGAGAGCGGCCGTTACGACAAGCTCGCCGAGATCGCCTCGGGTGGCATGGCCACGGTCTACCTCGCGCGGGCCCACGGCCTCGGCGGGTTCGAACGGCTCGTCGCCGTGAAGGAGATGCACCCGCACCTCGCCAAGGAGCCGGAGTTCGTCGCGATGTTCCTCGACGAAGCCCGGCTCGCCGCGCGGATCCGGCACCCGAACGTGGTCGCGACCCTCGACGTGACCGAGGCCGAGGAGGGCGCGCTCTCGCTCGTGATGGAATACGTCGAGGGGCCGAGCCTTCAGCAGATCCTGCGGCGCGCCGCTCGTCAGAGCGATCGGGTCCCGGTCGACGTCGCGCTCCGGATCTTCCTCGACGCGCTCGCGGGCCTCGAAGCCGCGCACGAGCTCGCGGACGAACAGGGCGTACCGCTCCGGATCGTGCATCGCGACGTGTCCCCGCAAAACATCCTCGTGAGCACGGACGGCATCACGAAGCTCACGGATTTCGGGGTCGCCCGCGCCGATTCACGGCTTTCGAGCACGCGCACCGGGACGGTGAAGGGGAAAGTGCCGTACATGGCCCCGGAGCAGATTCGTTCGAAGCCTCTCGACAGGCGCACGGACGTGTACGCGGCCGGGGCGGTGTTATGGGAGATGCTCGCCCGTCGCCGGCTGGTGAAGGCCGAGAGCGAGGTGGCGATGATGTACCAGATCACCGAGAACGCGGCCGTGTCGCCGCGCGAGGTGATCCCGGAGGTGCCCGAGGCCATCGCGCAGGTTTGCATGAAGGCCCTGGAGAAAAACCCCGACGAGCGTCACGCGAGCGCCGCCGATTTCGCCGATGCGCTGGAGGCAGCGGCGCGCGCCGACGGGGTCGTGGTGGCAAACGCTCGCGTGGTGGCGGCGTATGTCCGGACGATCAACGTGCACCGTCCGCCGTCGGCGCTTGCCCCGGAGGGCCGGCGATCGACGGTGTCCGGTATTTCGAGCGTGACGGGGACGGGAGGAACGGGGAGCCAAGAGGCAGCCCTGCCCGCGCCGGCGGCGACCCCGGCGCGCACGGCGCTCACGAGCACGCGGGACGCGGAGGTCGAGCCGCCGAAGAAGAGGTCGTTCCGGGGGATGTTTGTTCTGGTGGCCGTGGCGGCGGCGGCCGTCGGGGTGTTCGTCGGGGTGCGGTATGGGCAGCCGTCTCCGGAAGCGAATGGGCCGAGCGAGGGGCGCGTCACGCAGGGCGCGCCGATCGAGACGCAGGCGCCGGCCGTGACGACGGCCACCGAGCCGCCGCCCGTCGCGTCGACGGGGGCGTCTGCAGCGGCGGCGCCAATTCCCACGCCCACGCAGGCGGCGCCATCCGCGGTGGCGAAGCCTGCGACGCCTCTTTCGACGGCTTCGACCCTTCGGACGGCAAACCCTCCGTCGAAGGGGGGCTATCGTCCCCGGGAGTTATGA
- a CDS encoding serine/threonine-protein kinase — protein MKAAGRSLPQIGSYRITSVLGRGGMGVVYRAKHPTTGAPVALKTVALPSASAIAAIRREIHALGRLQHPGIVRILDQGVFDGLPWVAMELVAGETLRRRIERLHNSPRTHARRPLLALIRHLTAPLAHMHAAGLVHRDLKPDNVIIRKDDAPVLVDLGIAAQLGGIEGREAIDVNAVGGSLPYMAPEQIRGALVDARADLYALGCILHECLTGATPFVGRDAATIRFGHLNLRPPPPSSKARGVPEALDRLVARLLAKQPEDRIGYAEDVADALAVLDVPGGDAPAAASRSRAYLYRPALEGRATILAESTAAIEALAAERRGGLWFFGGESGVGKTRLALEIAQRAAQRGVTVWSGSAVLRGEPLHLVRPALTAIADRCRAAGAEATTRQLGARGKLLAPYAPAIADLPVVRATPEPPPLPPEAARARVLHALEETLLAFAAPAPLLLVLDDLQWADDLSLGFLASLAAKERDHDGLFVLGTYRLEERTEELSAIVRRASARDVQIGRLDREGVAAMITSMVALAAPPRELVDGLHLRTGGNPFFVAEYLRAALGEGLLARDAAGHLQLGQTTLSLTLPHTLAELVERRLSALGEQAAKVVAWAAVLGRDLDTAMLDKLGGLEEVAMMDAIEELRVRQILEEKGDGRLAFVHGTIREVAQARIAPALRRTMHHHVALALTAGGEPRLAEIGHHHAEAGDHPQASVFFARAADRARASYANGEAIRLYRAAVEEAQGAAPAGVLESLGDVLGLVGRQEEARLAYTDALARLPVEAAIPRARVFRKIGKAWEVHHDHGEALAAYAEAEAALGASAPSASAAWWDAWVEVQIDRIAVFYWAARVDEMAAIVERVRPVVQAGGTAAQRARFFRALTQIGLRSERYLLSAETVRNARACLLACEQEEGSPDLAATRFAFATVLLWHGALDEAEARLLDALAEAERTGDVTLEARSLTYLTQVWRRRRRVAETRAWAKRSLGTAEAAAMDDYVGAALANLSWVALAEGDIGEVMRLGEAALARFRSSALVYPFQWMALLPLAAAALARGDRGGAACYAAALIEPGQQRLPEALTAALEAARGEGGTEAAMRRALVCAGETEYL, from the coding sequence ATGAAAGCGGCTGGACGCTCGCTCCCGCAGATCGGCTCCTATCGGATCACGAGCGTCCTCGGTCGTGGAGGCATGGGCGTCGTCTACCGCGCCAAACACCCCACGACCGGTGCCCCCGTCGCGCTGAAGACCGTGGCCCTCCCCTCCGCGAGCGCGATCGCCGCGATTCGCCGGGAAATCCACGCGCTGGGGCGGCTCCAGCACCCGGGGATCGTGCGTATCCTCGATCAGGGCGTCTTCGACGGGCTGCCCTGGGTGGCCATGGAGCTCGTCGCCGGCGAGACCCTCCGCCGCCGCATCGAGCGCCTCCACAACTCCCCAAGGACGCACGCGCGCCGGCCCCTGCTCGCGCTCATCCGCCACCTGACCGCGCCGCTCGCCCACATGCACGCCGCCGGGCTGGTGCATCGTGATCTCAAGCCCGACAACGTGATCATCCGGAAGGACGACGCGCCCGTGCTCGTCGACCTCGGCATCGCCGCGCAGCTCGGCGGCATCGAGGGACGCGAGGCCATCGACGTCAACGCCGTGGGGGGCAGCCTCCCGTACATGGCGCCCGAGCAGATCCGGGGCGCGCTCGTCGACGCACGCGCGGATCTCTATGCGCTCGGCTGCATCCTCCACGAGTGCCTGACGGGCGCGACGCCCTTCGTCGGGCGCGACGCCGCGACGATCCGGTTCGGGCACCTCAACCTGCGACCCCCGCCGCCGTCCTCGAAGGCGCGCGGCGTCCCCGAGGCGCTCGATCGGCTCGTCGCGCGGCTGCTCGCGAAGCAGCCCGAGGATCGGATCGGGTACGCGGAAGACGTGGCGGACGCGCTCGCCGTGCTCGATGTTCCCGGCGGCGATGCGCCTGCTGCTGCGTCGCGGAGCCGTGCCTATCTCTATCGACCTGCGCTGGAGGGCCGCGCAACGATCCTGGCCGAGAGCACGGCGGCGATCGAGGCGCTCGCGGCCGAACGACGCGGGGGGCTCTGGTTCTTCGGGGGCGAGAGCGGCGTGGGCAAGACGCGGCTCGCGCTGGAGATCGCCCAGCGGGCCGCGCAAAGGGGCGTGACGGTGTGGTCCGGGAGCGCCGTCCTGCGTGGCGAGCCGCTCCACCTCGTTCGCCCGGCGCTCACGGCCATCGCGGATCGGTGCCGCGCCGCGGGGGCGGAGGCGACCACGAGGCAGCTCGGCGCGCGGGGCAAGCTGCTCGCGCCTTACGCGCCGGCGATCGCGGATCTCCCCGTCGTACGAGCGACGCCCGAGCCGCCCCCGCTCCCTCCAGAGGCCGCCCGAGCGCGCGTGCTCCACGCGCTCGAAGAGACCCTCCTCGCCTTCGCGGCGCCCGCCCCGCTCCTGCTCGTGCTCGACGACCTCCAGTGGGCCGACGATCTCTCGCTAGGCTTTCTGGCTTCCCTCGCGGCGAAGGAGCGCGATCACGACGGGCTCTTCGTCCTCGGCACGTATCGCCTGGAGGAGCGCACGGAGGAGCTCTCCGCGATCGTGCGCCGGGCGAGCGCGCGCGACGTCCAGATCGGGCGGCTCGATCGCGAGGGCGTCGCCGCCATGATCACGAGCATGGTGGCGCTCGCGGCGCCGCCCCGGGAGCTCGTGGATGGGCTGCATCTCCGCACGGGCGGCAATCCGTTCTTCGTCGCGGAGTACCTGCGGGCGGCGCTCGGCGAAGGGCTGCTCGCGCGGGACGCCGCGGGGCATCTTCAGCTCGGGCAGACCACGCTCTCGCTGACGCTTCCCCACACGCTGGCCGAGCTCGTCGAGCGGCGGTTGTCGGCGCTGGGCGAGCAGGCAGCGAAGGTCGTCGCGTGGGCGGCGGTGCTGGGGCGTGATCTCGACACGGCGATGCTCGACAAGCTCGGAGGGCTCGAGGAGGTCGCGATGATGGACGCCATCGAGGAGCTGCGGGTCCGGCAGATCCTCGAGGAAAAGGGAGATGGGCGGCTCGCCTTCGTGCACGGCACGATCCGGGAGGTCGCGCAGGCGCGGATCGCACCTGCGCTGCGCCGGACCATGCACCACCACGTCGCGCTCGCGCTCACCGCGGGCGGCGAACCGCGGCTCGCGGAGATCGGCCATCATCACGCGGAGGCCGGCGATCACCCGCAGGCGAGCGTCTTCTTCGCGCGCGCGGCGGATCGAGCACGCGCCTCGTACGCGAACGGGGAGGCGATTCGGCTCTACCGGGCGGCCGTGGAGGAGGCGCAGGGGGCCGCGCCGGCGGGCGTGCTCGAGAGCCTCGGCGACGTGCTGGGGCTCGTGGGGCGGCAGGAGGAAGCGCGGCTGGCCTACACAGATGCCCTGGCGCGCCTGCCCGTCGAGGCGGCGATCCCGCGGGCCCGCGTGTTTCGCAAGATCGGCAAGGCGTGGGAAGTCCACCACGACCACGGTGAGGCGCTCGCGGCGTATGCCGAGGCCGAGGCCGCGCTCGGGGCCTCGGCGCCCAGCGCTTCCGCGGCGTGGTGGGATGCGTGGGTCGAGGTGCAGATCGACCGTATCGCCGTGTTTTACTGGGCCGCGCGTGTCGACGAGATGGCCGCGATCGTGGAGCGGGTGCGGCCCGTGGTGCAGGCGGGGGGGACGGCGGCGCAGCGGGCGCGTTTTTTCCGCGCGCTCACGCAGATCGGGCTGCGAAGCGAGCGATATTTGCTCTCGGCCGAGACGGTGCGAAACGCGCGGGCTTGCCTTCTGGCCTGCGAGCAGGAAGAGGGCTCGCCGGATCTCGCCGCGACGCGGTTCGCGTTCGCGACGGTGCTGCTCTGGCATGGGGCGCTCGACGAGGCGGAGGCGCGGCTGCTCGACGCGCTCGCGGAGGCGGAGCGCACGGGCGATGTGACGCTCGAGGCGCGGAGCCTGACGTACCTGACGCAGGTCTGGCGGCGGCGGCGGCGGGTGGCCGAGACGCGGGCGTGGGCGAAGAGGAGCCTCGGGACGGCGGAGGCGGCGGCGATGGACGACTACGTGGGCGCGGCGCTCGCGAACCTCTCCTGGGTCGCGCTCGCGGAGGGCGATATCGGCGAGGTGATGCGCCTGGGGGAGGCGGCGCTCGCTCGCTTTCGTTCGTCGGCGCTGGTGTATCCTTTCCAGTGGATGGCGCTCTTGCCGCTCGCGGCGGCGGCGCTCGCGCGGGGGGATCGCGGAGGGGCGGCCTGCTACGCCGCGGCCCTGATCGAGCCGGGACAGCAACGGCTCCCCGAGGCGCTCACGGCTGCTTTGGAGGCGGCGCGGGGCGAGGGTGGCACGGAGGCTGCAATGCGGCGCGCGCTCGTCTGCGCTGGCGAGACGGAATACCTATGA
- the uvrC gene encoding excinuclease ABC subunit UvrC: MSDDARAPEPETDPVLAKLDTLPPKPGCYLFYDKSGAAIYVGKAKSLRSRVRSYFQEGGSDSRYFIPILRKIVRDLETVVTSTEKEAAVLENELIKKHKPRFNVKLRDDKDFLCLRIDTKAAWPRLETVRRPSPDGARYFGPFHSATSARRTLHLVNKHWKLRTCTDLDMASRRRPCLQYQIKRCPAPCVYEVDRDEYAEQVRSVSLFLEGRHDELTGELEKRMKDAARSMEFERAAIYRDQLKAVEIARESQRVVSVKDVDQDVVGLYREGSIAEVELIKVRSGRVADTVSFSLRGVELPDEEILGNFLTQYYGDEAEVPVDVIPDEILLPVLPDGAEGVSEWLGDRRGRKVAIVVPQRGPRVELLAMARENAEHAFKEKQRASDDIEARLDDLRERLRLPALPRRIECCDISHLGGGDTVGSIVALRDGQPDRKHYRNFRVRTKTEGDDYAAMYEVLARRFRRGRTAKEIKEAEAAAEAAAEAAAEAEAEAATEIEAAADAMAETEPETEAPPPSSGKKAEVEWDLPDLFVVDGGRGQLNVALSAARDLGLHDLPIVGLAKERESVIGEKMVDRVYLPGQKNGILLRPGSSSLFFLARARDEAHRFANHIREKLGKARRLRSEIEDIAGLGDAVRKALLRELGSMGALRTATDAQILAVTGVTKRHLTAIRKVIAAPDEAAAPATPAPTPPPAEEATSGEERKDEA, encoded by the coding sequence GTGTCCGACGACGCACGTGCTCCCGAGCCCGAGACCGATCCGGTCCTCGCGAAGCTCGACACGCTCCCGCCCAAGCCTGGCTGTTACCTCTTCTACGACAAGAGCGGCGCTGCGATTTACGTAGGCAAGGCGAAGAGCCTGCGCTCCCGCGTCCGCAGCTACTTCCAGGAGGGCGGCAGCGACTCGCGTTACTTCATCCCGATCCTGCGCAAGATCGTGCGGGACCTCGAGACCGTCGTCACCTCCACGGAGAAGGAAGCGGCCGTCCTCGAGAACGAGCTCATCAAGAAGCACAAGCCGCGCTTCAACGTGAAGCTCCGGGACGACAAGGACTTCCTCTGCCTGCGCATCGACACGAAGGCCGCGTGGCCGCGCCTCGAGACCGTCCGCCGCCCCTCGCCCGACGGCGCCCGTTACTTCGGCCCCTTCCACTCGGCGACGAGCGCGCGCCGCACGCTGCACCTCGTCAACAAGCACTGGAAGCTCCGCACCTGCACCGACCTCGACATGGCCTCGCGGCGCAGGCCCTGCTTGCAATACCAGATCAAACGTTGCCCCGCGCCCTGCGTCTACGAGGTCGACCGCGACGAATATGCCGAGCAGGTCCGCTCCGTCTCGCTCTTCCTCGAAGGCCGGCACGACGAGCTCACGGGCGAGCTCGAAAAACGCATGAAGGACGCGGCGCGCTCCATGGAGTTCGAGCGCGCGGCGATCTACCGCGACCAGCTCAAGGCCGTCGAAATCGCGCGTGAATCGCAGCGCGTCGTCTCCGTGAAGGACGTCGACCAGGACGTCGTCGGCCTCTACCGCGAAGGCTCGATCGCCGAGGTCGAGCTCATCAAGGTCCGGAGCGGCCGCGTCGCCGACACCGTCTCGTTCTCCTTGCGCGGCGTCGAGCTGCCCGACGAGGAGATCCTCGGCAATTTCCTCACGCAATACTACGGCGACGAGGCCGAGGTCCCGGTCGACGTCATTCCGGACGAGATCCTCCTGCCGGTCCTGCCCGACGGCGCCGAGGGCGTCTCCGAATGGCTCGGCGATCGCCGTGGCCGCAAGGTCGCGATCGTCGTGCCCCAGCGTGGACCCCGCGTCGAGCTCCTCGCGATGGCGCGCGAGAATGCCGAGCACGCCTTCAAGGAAAAACAACGCGCCTCGGACGACATCGAAGCGCGCCTCGACGACCTCCGCGAGCGCCTCCGCCTGCCCGCGCTCCCGCGGCGCATCGAATGTTGCGACATCTCGCACCTCGGCGGCGGCGACACCGTCGGCTCGATCGTGGCGCTGCGCGACGGCCAGCCCGACCGCAAGCATTACCGCAACTTCCGGGTGCGCACGAAGACCGAGGGCGACGATTACGCGGCGATGTACGAGGTCCTCGCCCGCCGCTTCCGGCGCGGCCGCACGGCCAAAGAAATCAAGGAGGCCGAGGCGGCTGCGGAAGCGGCGGCGGAAGCGGCGGCGGAAGCGGAAGCGGAAGCGGCCACGGAGATCGAGGCGGCCGCGGACGCAATGGCGGAGACCGAGCCGGAGACCGAAGCGCCGCCGCCGTCGTCGGGCAAGAAGGCCGAGGTCGAGTGGGATTTGCCGGACCTCTTCGTGGTCGACGGCGGGCGCGGACAGCTCAATGTGGCGCTCTCGGCGGCGCGCGACCTGGGGCTGCACGATTTGCCAATCGTGGGCCTGGCAAAAGAGCGGGAGAGCGTGATCGGCGAGAAAATGGTCGACCGCGTCTACTTGCCTGGCCAGAAGAACGGCATCTTGCTCCGGCCTGGCAGCTCGTCCTTGTTTTTCCTGGCGCGCGCCCGCGACGAAGCGCACCGGTTCGCGAACCACATTCGCGAAAAGCTCGGCAAAGCGCGGCGCCTGCGCTCCGAAATCGAGGACATCGCGGGCCTCGGCGACGCCGTGCGCAAAGCGCTCCTGCGCGAGCTTGGCTCCATGGGTGCGCTACGCACGGCCACGGACGCGCAGATCCTCGCCGTGACGGGCGTGACGAAGCGGCATTTGACGGCGATCCGGAAGGTGATCGCGGCGCCGGACGAGGCGGCGGCACCGGCGACGCCGGCCCCGACGCCGCCGCCGGCCGAAGAGGCCACGTCCGGGGAAGAGCGCAAAGACGAAGCTTAG
- a CDS encoding sigma 54-interacting transcriptional regulator, with amino-acid sequence MSGVVETEPMASAPSPLDAPEEGRRLAVVVQAQQGMEIALLVPDTPLVVGRTEPSDLQVHDGTLSRQHARFVLAGDRLLVEDLGSRNGTWLAGRRIDRAGIEIGDEVMLGSVLACVHVLAPTGESLGIDGEEGFLRRVNEEAARARELRRPFALLVVRAKPVGDRSPHVRDWLAAVREAIRPFDRIATYGPGAAQVLLPEMGTEEATRVAQRIVASQGKEGASLRVGVAAYPDAGSTVEALFSLSRDAVNRATAERPVEVEGTRAFADGEVLEDDALVAGRAMREVLSTVERVAGARVPVILHGETGTGKEVLARALHERGPRRNKRMVRVNCGAIPKELVESTLFGHERGAFTGAAAQQKGVFEEADGGTVFLDEIGELAMPAQAALLRVLESGTLCRVGSVREITVDVRVVSATHRDLEAMARDGAFRADLFYRLSTVVIEIPPLRERLDEIEALARRFLARANEGNARAVKGFSSAVLARLRAYAWPGNVRELRNVIERAVVVAHGTLIDEEDLPARVRGAERPARAAVEWEGPAPTRTADAPVEGEGEDPAGVRERVEGYEATILREALEASGWSRKAAAERLGIPVRTLSYRMKRLGLRRPGRS; translated from the coding sequence ATGAGCGGCGTAGTCGAGACCGAACCGATGGCATCGGCGCCCTCGCCGCTGGACGCTCCCGAGGAAGGGCGGCGGCTCGCGGTGGTGGTTCAGGCCCAGCAGGGCATGGAGATCGCTCTGCTCGTGCCGGACACGCCGCTCGTCGTGGGGCGGACGGAGCCTTCGGATCTGCAGGTTCACGACGGCACCCTCTCCCGGCAACACGCCCGCTTCGTGCTCGCGGGCGATCGGCTCCTCGTGGAGGATCTTGGCTCGCGCAACGGGACGTGGCTCGCCGGGCGGCGAATCGACAGGGCCGGCATCGAGATCGGCGACGAGGTGATGCTGGGCAGCGTGCTCGCGTGTGTTCACGTGCTGGCCCCCACGGGGGAGTCGCTCGGGATCGACGGCGAAGAGGGGTTCTTGCGCCGCGTGAACGAGGAGGCGGCGCGGGCGCGCGAGCTGCGGCGGCCGTTCGCGCTGCTCGTGGTGCGCGCGAAGCCCGTGGGGGATCGGTCGCCGCACGTGCGGGACTGGCTCGCCGCGGTGCGGGAAGCGATCCGGCCCTTCGATCGGATCGCGACGTACGGGCCCGGGGCAGCGCAGGTGCTCTTGCCCGAGATGGGGACGGAGGAGGCGACGCGCGTGGCGCAGCGGATCGTGGCGTCGCAGGGGAAGGAAGGGGCGTCGCTCCGGGTCGGCGTGGCCGCGTATCCGGACGCGGGGAGCACGGTGGAGGCGCTGTTCAGCCTGTCCCGCGACGCGGTCAATCGCGCGACAGCGGAGCGGCCCGTGGAGGTGGAGGGGACGAGGGCATTCGCCGACGGGGAGGTGCTCGAGGACGACGCGCTCGTCGCGGGTCGGGCGATGCGCGAGGTGCTCTCGACAGTGGAGCGGGTAGCGGGGGCGCGGGTGCCGGTGATCCTGCACGGCGAGACGGGGACGGGGAAAGAGGTGCTCGCGCGGGCGCTGCACGAGCGCGGGCCGCGGCGAAACAAGCGAATGGTGCGCGTCAACTGCGGGGCGATCCCGAAGGAGCTGGTCGAGAGCACGCTGTTCGGGCATGAGCGGGGGGCCTTCACGGGGGCGGCGGCGCAGCAAAAGGGGGTCTTCGAGGAGGCGGACGGGGGGACGGTATTCCTCGACGAGATCGGCGAACTCGCCATGCCAGCGCAGGCGGCGCTCTTGCGGGTGCTGGAGTCGGGGACGTTGTGCCGTGTGGGCTCGGTCCGGGAGATCACGGTGGATGTGCGGGTCGTGTCGGCGACGCACCGGGATCTGGAGGCCATGGCGCGCGACGGGGCATTCCGCGCCGATCTGTTTTATCGATTGAGCACGGTGGTGATCGAGATCCCGCCGCTCCGGGAGCGCCTGGATGAGATCGAGGCGCTCGCACGCAGGTTCCTCGCGCGGGCGAACGAGGGCAATGCGCGGGCGGTGAAAGGTTTTTCGTCGGCGGTGCTCGCGCGGCTGCGGGCGTATGCGTGGCCGGGCAACGTGCGCGAATTGAGGAACGTGATCGAGCGGGCGGTGGTGGTGGCGCACGGGACGTTGATCGACGAGGAGGATTTGCCAGCGCGGGTGCGGGGGGCGGAGAGGCCGGCACGGGCGGCGGTGGAATGGGAGGGGCCAGCGCCGACGAGGACGGCCGACGCGCCCGTGGAAGGCGAAGGCGAGGATCCGGCCGGGGTCCGCGAGCGCGTGGAGGGGTACGAGGCGACGATCTTACGGGAGGCACTCGAGGCGTCGGGCTGGAGCCGGAAGGCGGCGGCCGAGCGGCTGGGCATACCGGTGCGAACGTTGTCGTACCGAATGAAGCGGCTCGGCCTCCGGCGACCAGGGCGCTCGTGA